The sequence TTGAAGATTTGTTCGTAATTTAAAATCGGAACCTTTTGGTTTAGAAAGCTTTAAAGATGGAATTGGAAATGTTTTCTGACTGACATTTATATTTTCATATCCTCCATCTTGAAAATACTGGTTAACTTGCAATCTTTTTGTTCGCCAATTTTTATACTCATCTCCTTTAATACTGTCTCTATATTCGGTTTTAGACAATCTATCAACAATGTAGCTCGCAGCTTCGTTATCAGATTTTTGTATCATAGAATCTAGATATTGAGAAAATTCTGCTTCTGATAAAATACCTTTTTCAATTTGAGCATAAAGGTAAACCATCCAGAATAACTTGGCTACGCTAGCTGGATATCTCAGTTTTTCTTGCTGATATCCTGCATACTCGTTAGCTTTTATATCGATTAACGTAATTGACAGTGACTTGGTGGGAAGTTTTTTATTTTTAATGGAATTAATTGCTTCGTTCACAATGCTCTGCAATTTATCGCTTTTAGTAAACTTTGGAGAGCTTGTAATGTTGTATGCTAATTCCGAACTCTTTGTCTCTTCAGATATCTGAGATAATTTAACAGATGAAGCTGATGCTATTGGAGATGATAGTCTTCTTAAAGCAGATTTATTTACTTGTGTAGCAATTTTTTCGGTATTATTAGCATTCTGTTTTAATATAATTAAACCTATTGAAGTTATAGTTAGCGCAACTCCAGTTACTATACCCAAAACCTGTAAGCTAAATAATTTAATAGAGCGTTTTTTATCGCTTATTCTCATTATATATATTGATACTATTTTTTTATTTTCTACTGGTTATTAATATTAAAAAAATCATATTACATTATCTAAAACTGCGGTAAAGTTTGAAGTAATATTTGGTGAGTATTTTTGCCAGATAATTTCACCTGTAGATGGATTATTGGGAAGCTCTTGGGGGATTTTTCCCGTAAGTAAGTATATCGCAGTCAGTCCCAAACTATACAAATCACTAGAATATACCAGTCTTCCTGCTGATTGTTCTCTGGGCATAAACCCTGGTGTCCCAATTACAATCGACTTAGTAGAATTTTCGGACACTGCCACTAGCGTTTGCATTGTTTCCTTAACTGCACCAAAATCGATTAAAACAGCTTGTTCATCTGATGAGCGGATAATAATATTTTTCTGAAAACTTTAATTTAGCTTGCTTGAATCATCGAAGTTCCAATTCTGCTGCGTTGAATTCCACACTAGTTTGAAGCGTTGAGCGTCGGTAATTACTCTGCCAGATTTGAGATAATATTTCATTTGCGTTTCTACAGTCGCAGTATTTGAAGTAGTTGATAAATTCTTCGCTTGCTCAACTTCTACTCTTTGAACCTTATTCCACCAATTTGTATATTCGGAGTACCTATTATTCGATTTTTCCCTTTTAAATTTTGGAGTAAGTTGATTCCAACTAGCTGTATAATTTCGATTATTAATAGTTTGATAGTAATCTCTTACCGCTTGAGAAGGTGATGGCTGAGAATCTGTTTTAGGAATTTTTACTTGAGAGCCGTAAAAATAATTTGGAGATGCATTTGCATTTTCACTTGCTAAGGCACAATAAGCATTTTGATTGCGACGAACGTAATCTTTTAGTGAATCGATACAGTTTGCTCGACTGTTAAACTTTGCCACATAGACTTGATGGTATGGGTTATTAGATAAATTCGGATAATCCGGCAACCAAAATTTTCCCGTTTGGTTGTAGCCAGCGTTTTTTAATTCTCTGATTTGATTGTTAGCGTTATTAATTTGTCTAAATGCCGAATCTGCCAGAAAATAAAACGAATCTACTTGTTTTACAGGAGGAATCGTAGCTGTTTTACTTGGTGTTACCGTAGGTTGCTGTGTTTCAGTTGTTTTTTCTGGCTGTCGTCGTGGCTGCTCTCGGAAATAAGCAAAAGCTAATAACGCGCATCCACCCATCAAACCACCTATTAGTGCTGACTTAAACCAATTTCCGCTGGTACTGGATTTTGCCATTTTTGCTGGTGGAGATGGCACAATTGGTACTGTTGGCTGTATTAATTGGGATTGTAGCGCCTCGATCATTTCTCTCGCAGAAGAAAAACGTTCTCTAATATGGGAACGAATTGCTTTATCTAAAACTAGGGCAAAATTATTACTTATACCGTTTGTCTGCCAAATAATTTCACCACTGTAGCTATCTGTTTCTAATTCCTGGGGCATTTTAGCCGTCAATAAATAAATAGCTACTAATCCCAAACTATACAAGTCACTTGCAAAAACAGCTCTACCCGCAGCTTGTTCAACTGCCATAAATCCCGGCGTACCAATCACAATCGAACTGGTAACATTGCCGCTAGCATTAACTTGTGCAGCCATTGTTTCTCGCACCGCACCAAAATCGATTAAAACTGGCTGATTATCTGATGAGCGAACGATAATATTTTCTGGTTTGATGTCGCGATGAACAATACCTTTACTATGAACGTATTCGAGTACATTTAACAAACCGATTAGTATTTCCCGTACCCTAGATTCGTTCAAACGCCCTCGATTGGCAATTATCTCGCTCAAAGTCTGCCCTTGAATGTATTCCTGAGCTAAATAAAATCGCTGTCCCTCGCTAAAATAGGCATATAGTCTGGGAATCTGGGAACTACCATCACCTAATTCTTCTAAAATCGCCGCTTCTCGCGCAAATCTCTGCTGCACGATTTCATAGGTTTGAGGATTATCTTGAATTATTCTTAATTGTTTGATGACACACCGGCGAGTCGAAGGTATCTGGGTATCTTCAGCTAAAAAAGTTTCTCCAAATCCACCGCTTCCTAAAGTTTGAATTATTCGATAGCGGTTGTTAAGCAGCATCTATATAAGTTAATCGGCTAATAAGCAACAAGAAATACTGTCATATATTTTACTAGCAAATACTAGACAAAGAGGTTACATAATTAAAACCCGCTACTAGAGCGGGTTAAGAATTAACAAATCAATATAGGTTTAATTCCCCATCCCTATTCCAACCTTCTTCTTTCTTCCTTAGTTTTAAGCTGATGTGCAGCTAAATTGGATAATGTGAAAAAATGAAAAGCTTCTAGTCTGAGTCTCTTGCTCACTATTGCTATACAAATTCAATACGTAGTAGCTTATTTACTTTAACTACCAAATTTACTCATTAACTCACCCAATTCGGAAAAACTTTGTTTCAAGCAGTCAAGATATTCTTGTGTCTGCTGATACTTACTAGTGACGCTGACAGTAATACTATCTGGCTTGATAATGTAGCCAATTCCATAGCCATTATCTACTACTTGCCCAAAACAAAATAACTCCATACCCATCCCCGCAGCTAAACTGCTAGTACAGATGGTGGAATCACCAAGAACTTTATAAGCTTTGTCTTGATAGATTTTGGGAACGATTCCCTGGGCACGCCCTAACCTTAATAATGACTGTAAATGACGATCGACACCATATCCTTGCTGACAATCTTTTTGACGAGAAACATGAGCGGCAACAGCTTCATTTAGAGCCGCGTATTTTTCCTCATCCGCAGATTTTTCAGTAAAAGTGCGAATTAACTCTACAGACTCAGGAGTCACCGAACGCATTGCTTCTGTACGTCCGTAGGCAAATCTTCTAGTATGTACAGATTCATACACACAATCAATTCTGCCGCGCAACTTCACATAAGCAAGTTGAATTGCCAATTGAACTACAGCATCAGGACTTAAACGATAGTTTTTAATTAAATTTCGCCCAAATTCTTGGTAGTCAAAAACCTTTGTTTCGTGTTCGGAGATAAAATTCTCAACTTCTAATTCTGCTTGCTTAATTTCCGCTAAAATTTCGTCGCTGAATTTCCACTGTAATTTTGTGGGTGTTTCTAGCTCAAAAGCTGCATTTGTATTTTGTGCCGATTCTTGTTGTTGCTGTCGCTCTTTATTGACTTCATACAGGTAACGCATGATGACAAAACCATCAATGCCCACATGCTCGACATTTACACCAGAGTAGCCATTAGATGTAAAAATTAATTGTAGGGGTTTATCAAAGCAACGATTTTTTCCATCTCCGTGCAATACGCTTCCGCCAGCAGCTTCTAGATTTGCTGGTGCTGTATCATCCAAGCAAACTACAAATAAAGCGCTATCTAATAAATCAAAACTACGAGCATTTCCTGGATCTAAAGCTGTCATACCCTGACGAACTACAGCCCAAGCTGCCCTATTCATCGCTGTTAATGCTCCTAAAGCTGGTTCGTTTGCTGAAGCATTTTCTAAAATCCAATTAATTTGCCCTTCAACTTCTGCTAGCGATGCAATTTTTTCATCTTTGAGCGGTTGTAGCGAGTAAAATGCATTGCGATAAACAACTACAATATTTTCTTGTTCTGGAATATGACGCATTTCATCGCGTTTAACACCAGGAATGCGATTCCAGGCAAATAAATTATCGTACTGAATCATACACATCGGCTGATTACCGTTACGCGGTGAATCCCTATCTGGTTCTAATTCCCGTCGTTTGATTTTTAAATAAAATTTCAAAGTATCCACAATCCAGGTTGCAGCAAGTTGAGCTTGAGGTAATTCTGGCTGGGAAATTGGCGCAAGTACCCCTCCAAAGTTTTTGTGAATAGCCAAAGCTCCCCGATATTCCGAAAAACTTTCTTCCCGGTAATCGTGAACGTAACTGGTTTTAGTTGCACGATTAATTATTTCTAATTGCTGCTGTAGTTTTTTACCGCTTGTTTGCTGAAATTCTTCCACCGCGACTTGTGTTTCTTTTAATTCTTGTTGACTTAGCAACGGTGCAACTATCTGAAGATATAGTTTGCAAGTTTGTTCTAATGTTGGTAAAGGTAGCTTGGGTAGAGAATTTTGAAATTCGTACATCATCGATGATTTGATTAATACTTTTAGAAATTAACAATCTTGTGCTTTTAAATTATAATTTGATACCATCCTACAGATAGTATTTAGGTCACTATTTAGGCGATTGTGAGTATGAATTGAGCATAACTTGACTAGGCTGTTCGCTTTAATAGTCCACAGAAAGTTATCTAAATAACACTTTTTTAAGTTTGTTACACTCCGCTATGATATTCGCTGTTTTAACAGTTTTTATACTGTATTGTACATAATAGATTCAAGTAAAACAGTAGGTATGCAATGGTTAGCAAACAACTTACAAAAGTGCCGTTAAAAATCGAACAAATAATCAATTTGGACCAATATCCGATTGCAGATCTATCTAACCAAGAATCTTTAGATTTAATTGCTAATTGTCGCCAACAACTAGAGTCACGGGGATGCTGCGTATTCAAAAACTTTTTAACCAAAAAGGCGCTTTTTCTAGCTCAACAAGAATCTTTATTGCTAGAAAATGAAGCATATTATGCAACCAGAAAAACAAATATATTTAAAACAGATGATGACCCAACATTACCACCGGAACATCCGGCAAGATATTTTATGGAAAGAACAAACGGTTTTGTTCCATTAAATAAATTTCATCCGCAATCGCTTTTCTTAACTCTTTACCGCGCCAAAATTTTTCAGAATTTAATTGCTGCTTGCTTGGCAACTGAACTTATATATGAATATAGCGACCCTTTAGCCGGATTAGTATTAAATATTTTACGACAAGGCGCGCAACATCCCTGGCATTACGATGAAAATGATTTCAGCGTTGTTTTAATGATTCAAGCAGCAAGTGCAGGAGGAATTTTTGAATATGCTCCTAATATTAGAACACCCTCAAGTGAAAACTTTGAATCAGTGAATCAAGTTTTACATGGCGATTATCAAGGTGTGGAACAAAATAATTTACAACCGGGAGATTTACAAATTTTTCAGGGTAAATCATCTTTGCACCGCGTAACAAAAGTCGCAGGAAATCAAAAACGTTACACGGCTATTTTTTCTTACACTAAAGAAAATAATGCGATCGCAAAAGCCGAATATAGCGAAGCGTTATTTGGCAAAGCAATATCTCTAGCTGTCAGACAAACAAAAATCTTAGTTGATAAAGAGATGTAATTTTTGTTTCATCAGAAAATAGTCTACAGGAACATTTGGCTACTAGTAAATGTGAACTAAGATAGAATAAAGCCCTAGGATTTCGTTATTCATTATATTATTTTGCCTGACTTATATCTAAAGAAAAGATAATCTTTGCATATCCAGCTTTGAAGTGGCATTAAACCATTCAATTTGCTGCTTCAACTCTGGTTTTTATTTCAGTTTTTTTCTTCAGATAGCACAAAATAAAATTTTTCCGATATTTTTTTTGTAGCATCTTCATATTGACAAATTGGATGCTATATTAGTAAGGCTATTAGTGTGCGTACATATATAGATAGTTTTCTTAAAACCTGTGGCAAATTCAAGATCGGCTCTCAAGCGCGTTCAAGTTGCAGAACGCAATAGACTACGTAATAAATCCTATAAATCGGCATTAAGAACCTTGATGAAGAAATACTTCGTCACCTTGGAGAAATATACAGCCGAGCCTTCCGAAGAACTAAAGAAAGAAGTATTAGATAGTATGTCTGCTGCTTATCAGAAGATAGATAAAGCAGTTAAGCGAGGTGTACTTCATCGTAATAATGGAGCAAGGCAAAAATCTAGATTAGCTAAAAAGCTAAACGCTGTAACTCAAGCAGCGAACTAGTCAATTTCATAAAGTCAGCGACATTTGACCTTGATTGCTGACTTTTAATAAAGGATATTCTCAATGCAGCTGATTGACACCCACGTTCATCTTAATTTCGACCAATTCCAACCGGACTTGGAAGCGGTTCGCTCTCGATGGCAGGAAGCGGGTGTAGTGCGCCTAGTCCATTCATGCGTTGAGCCATCAGAGTTTGCGGGCATCCAAGCATTAGCTAATCGATTTCCCGAAATTAGTTTTGCAGTAGGATTACATCCTTTAGATGCCCAAAAATGGACATCTCAAACAGCATATGAAATTGAATCCCTGGCTGATTCCGGGGATAAAATTGTTGCGATTGGGGAAATGGGATTGGATTTTTACAAGGCTGACGATCGCGAGCAACAGCTTTTGGTGTTAAAAAAGCAGCTAGAAATAGCCGTAAAGCTTAACTTGCCAGTGATTATCCACTGTAGAGATGCTGCATTAGAAATGAAGCAAGTGTTTGAAAGTTTCAAACAGCAGTATGGAGAAAATTTTAGGGGAGTAATGCACTGCTGGGGTGGAACACCAGAAGAAACCCAATGGTTTTTGGACTTGGGGTTTTACGTTAGCTTCAGTGGAACCGTTACTTTCAAAAAAGCCCATGCAATTAAAGAGTCAGCCACTATGGTAAGAGGCGATCGCCTTTTAATTGAAACTGACTGTCCTTTCCTAGCCCCAGTTCCAAAACGAGGGCAAAAACGCAACGAACCGTCCTATGTCCGTTTCGTAGCCGAACAAGTAGCGAATTTACGAGGAGAAACTTTAGAGTCAATTGCTGCAACTACTACCAAAAATGCCTGCGATCTGTTTGGCTTAAAGCTATAAAAACTATTTGATTAGCAATGCATTTGGGCTAGAAAAGAAAATCCTACTTTAGGAGGAGGGAAAATATGATATAATTCTGTCCTCCGATTATATTTGCTTGGGTCATAATAGTTGAA comes from Rivularia sp. PCC 7116 and encodes:
- a CDS encoding serine/threonine-protein kinase; the encoded protein is MLLNNRYRIIQTLGSGGFGETFLAEDTQIPSTRRCVIKQLRIIQDNPQTYEIVQQRFAREAAILEELGDGSSQIPRLYAYFSEGQRFYLAQEYIQGQTLSEIIANRGRLNESRVREILIGLLNVLEYVHSKGIVHRDIKPENIIVRSSDNQPVLIDFGAVRETMAAQVNASGNVTSSIVIGTPGFMAVEQAAGRAVFASDLYSLGLVAIYLLTAKMPQELETDSYSGEIIWQTNGISNNFALVLDKAIRSHIRERFSSAREMIEALQSQLIQPTVPIVPSPPAKMAKSSTSGNWFKSALIGGLMGGCALLAFAYFREQPRRQPEKTTETQQPTVTPSKTATIPPVKQVDSFYFLADSAFRQINNANNQIRELKNAGYNQTGKFWLPDYPNLSNNPYHQVYVAKFNSRANCIDSLKDYVRRNQNAYCALASENANASPNYFYGSQVKIPKTDSQPSPSQAVRDYYQTINNRNYTASWNQLTPKFKREKSNNRYSEYTNWWNKVQRVEVEQAKNLSTTSNTATVETQMKYYLKSGRVITDAQRFKLVWNSTQQNWNFDDSSKLN
- a CDS encoding choline/carnitine O-acyltransferase, producing MMYEFQNSLPKLPLPTLEQTCKLYLQIVAPLLSQQELKETQVAVEEFQQTSGKKLQQQLEIINRATKTSYVHDYREESFSEYRGALAIHKNFGGVLAPISQPELPQAQLAATWIVDTLKFYLKIKRRELEPDRDSPRNGNQPMCMIQYDNLFAWNRIPGVKRDEMRHIPEQENIVVVYRNAFYSLQPLKDEKIASLAEVEGQINWILENASANEPALGALTAMNRAAWAVVRQGMTALDPGNARSFDLLDSALFVVCLDDTAPANLEAAGGSVLHGDGKNRCFDKPLQLIFTSNGYSGVNVEHVGIDGFVIMRYLYEVNKERQQQQESAQNTNAAFELETPTKLQWKFSDEILAEIKQAELEVENFISEHETKVFDYQEFGRNLIKNYRLSPDAVVQLAIQLAYVKLRGRIDCVYESVHTRRFAYGRTEAMRSVTPESVELIRTFTEKSADEEKYAALNEAVAAHVSRQKDCQQGYGVDRHLQSLLRLGRAQGIVPKIYQDKAYKVLGDSTICTSSLAAGMGMELFCFGQVVDNGYGIGYIIKPDSITVSVTSKYQQTQEYLDCLKQSFSELGELMSKFGS
- the rpsT gene encoding 30S ribosomal protein S20 translates to MANSRSALKRVQVAERNRLRNKSYKSALRTLMKKYFVTLEKYTAEPSEELKKEVLDSMSAAYQKIDKAVKRGVLHRNNGARQKSRLAKKLNAVTQAAN
- a CDS encoding TatD family hydrolase encodes the protein MQLIDTHVHLNFDQFQPDLEAVRSRWQEAGVVRLVHSCVEPSEFAGIQALANRFPEISFAVGLHPLDAQKWTSQTAYEIESLADSGDKIVAIGEMGLDFYKADDREQQLLVLKKQLEIAVKLNLPVIIHCRDAALEMKQVFESFKQQYGENFRGVMHCWGGTPEETQWFLDLGFYVSFSGTVTFKKAHAIKESATMVRGDRLLIETDCPFLAPVPKRGQKRNEPSYVRFVAEQVANLRGETLESIAATTTKNACDLFGLKL
- a CDS encoding serine hydrolase → MRISDKKRSIKLFSLQVLGIVTGVALTITSIGLIILKQNANNTEKIATQVNKSALRRLSSPIASASSVKLSQISEETKSSELAYNITSSPKFTKSDKLQSIVNEAINSIKNKKLPTKSLSITLIDIKANEYAGYQQEKLRYPASVAKLFWMVYLYAQIEKGILSEAEFSQYLDSMIQKSDNEAASYIVDRLSKTEYRDSIKGDEYKNWRTKRLQVNQYFQDGGYENINVSQKTFPIPSLKLSKPKGSDFKLRTNLQNPISNQVSTKQVARLLYEIYENQSVSAIYSPKMAQWLTISSQTRNIKKNDKNPNEFNPVRGFLSASLPNDAQFMGKAGWTSGSRNDAAIIATPDGKAAYILVIFGEDRAYAYDWHIFPQISKLVFNRIANKKEN